From one Pontibacillus sp. HMF3514 genomic stretch:
- a CDS encoding DivIVA domain-containing protein, whose amino-acid sequence MALTPLDIHNKEFTRGFRGYDEDEVNEFLDQIIKDYEVVIRDKKKLEDKVQELEEKLGHFSNIEQTLNKSILVAQETAEEVKTNANKESKLIVKEAEKNADRIINEALAKSRRISLEVEELKKQAKVFRTRLKMMVEAQLDMIDNDDWDDLFNVEIDEETEYEKELAENNS is encoded by the coding sequence GTGGCACTAACACCATTGGATATTCATAATAAGGAATTTACGAGAGGCTTTCGCGGTTACGATGAAGATGAAGTAAACGAATTTTTAGATCAAATCATCAAAGATTATGAAGTGGTCATCCGTGATAAGAAAAAACTTGAAGATAAAGTTCAAGAATTAGAAGAAAAATTAGGACACTTCAGTAACATTGAACAAACACTAAATAAGTCTATTCTTGTTGCCCAGGAAACGGCTGAAGAAGTGAAGACAAACGCTAATAAAGAGAGTAAATTAATCGTAAAAGAAGCAGAGAAGAATGCTGATCGTATTATTAATGAAGCTCTTGCTAAATCTCGTCGTATTTCATTAGAGGTAGAGGAACTGAAGAAACAAGCCAAGGTCTTCCGTACTCGTCTGAAAATGATGGTTGAAGCACAACTAGATATGATTGATAATGATGATTGGGATGATCTTTTTAACGTTGAAATTGATGAAGAAACAGAGTATGAAAAAGAATTAGCTGAAAATAATTCTTGA